From Prochlorococcus marinus XMU1419, a single genomic window includes:
- a CDS encoding PilN domain-containing protein yields MNNKSFKQIDILRKRREETLLLDPYFIDNKKFIKKGIFFGTSLILTTLFIGIVFIIRTNILEQRKSNIREYVDQYDSLVINLDNESIELKKIAEFNKNLKQSISNINSSSAFFKEISRLVPKGMQLTEININGEKLTLKSRINHKKPLELLNAFLILLDDSEFLNFDAIDLNKINTFENDSEDQLYEFNIQSKISNKFADINQKYLDELGSLGLSNRIKNLDKIFENKI; encoded by the coding sequence ATGAATAATAAAAGTTTTAAGCAGATTGATATATTAAGAAAAAGAAGAGAAGAAACTCTTTTATTAGATCCTTATTTCATAGATAATAAAAAGTTTATAAAAAAAGGGATTTTTTTTGGTACTTCTTTGATACTTACTACATTATTTATAGGTATAGTTTTTATTATTAGAACAAATATCCTTGAACAAAGAAAATCCAATATAAGAGAATATGTAGACCAATATGACTCTTTAGTTATTAATTTAGATAATGAATCTATTGAGTTAAAGAAGATAGCTGAATTCAATAAAAATCTTAAACAGTCAATATCAAATATAAATTCAAGTTCTGCTTTTTTTAAGGAAATTTCACGCTTAGTTCCAAAAGGAATGCAACTAACTGAAATTAATATAAATGGTGAAAAATTAACTTTAAAAAGCAGGATAAATCATAAAAAACCATTAGAACTGCTTAATGCATTCTTAATTCTTCTAGATGATTCTGAATTCCTAAATTTTGATGCTATTGATCTTAATAAGATTAATACTTTTGAAAATGACTCAGAAGATCAATTATATGAGTTTAATATTCAATCAAAGATTTCTAATAAATTCGCTGATATTAATCAAAAATATCTAGATGAACTTGGCTCTTTGGGATTGTCAAATAGAATTAAAAATCTAGATAAAATTTTTGAGAATAAAATATGA